A window of the Vibrio pomeroyi genome harbors these coding sequences:
- the cysS gene encoding cysteine--tRNA ligase, with product MLKIYNTLTRQKEEFKPITAGKVGMYVCGVTIYDLCHIGHGRTFVSFDVVTRYLRYLGYDLNFVRNITDIDDKIIKRANENGESCDSLTERLIGEMHADFDALNMKRPDVEPRATEFISEIIELVEKLIERGYAYVASNGDVMFEVKKFEEYGKLSKQDLDQLQAGARVDVDSAKRSPLDFVVWKMSKPGEPTWESPWGPGRPGWHIECSAMNSSILGNHFDIHGGGSDLQFPHHENEIAQSCCAHGTDYVNTWMHSGMVMVDREKMSKSLGNFFTIRDVLAHYDAETVRYFLMSGHYRSQLNYSEDNLNQARASLERLYTSLRGLDLTAAPAGGEEYVTRFSTAMNDDFNTPEAYSVLFEMAREINRIKPESIEKASGLGALMRELADIIGILHQEPEAFLQGDAAGNDDEVAEIEALIKLRNDSRASKDWANADLARDKLNELGIVLEDGPEGTTWRRK from the coding sequence ATGCTGAAGATATATAACACGCTCACAAGACAGAAAGAGGAATTCAAACCAATTACAGCTGGCAAAGTCGGCATGTATGTCTGTGGGGTAACCATATACGATCTCTGTCACATCGGTCATGGTCGTACGTTCGTTTCTTTCGACGTAGTAACTCGCTACCTTCGTTACCTTGGTTACGATTTGAACTTCGTTCGTAACATCACAGATATCGATGACAAAATCATCAAGCGCGCTAACGAAAACGGCGAGTCTTGTGACTCTCTGACTGAGCGTCTAATTGGCGAAATGCACGCTGATTTCGATGCATTGAACATGAAGCGTCCAGATGTTGAACCTCGTGCAACAGAGTTCATTTCTGAAATCATCGAACTTGTTGAAAAGCTGATTGAACGCGGCTATGCATATGTCGCAAGCAACGGCGACGTAATGTTCGAAGTTAAGAAGTTCGAAGAATACGGTAAGCTTTCTAAGCAAGACCTTGACCAGCTACAAGCTGGCGCTCGTGTTGACGTAGACTCTGCAAAACGTAGCCCGCTAGATTTCGTTGTTTGGAAGATGTCTAAGCCAGGTGAACCAACATGGGAATCACCATGGGGCCCAGGTCGTCCAGGCTGGCACATTGAATGTTCAGCAATGAACTCGTCTATTCTAGGTAATCACTTCGATATCCACGGTGGCGGCTCAGATCTACAATTCCCACACCACGAGAACGAAATCGCGCAATCTTGCTGTGCACATGGTACTGACTATGTAAACACATGGATGCACAGTGGCATGGTGATGGTAGACAGAGAAAAAATGTCTAAGTCACTAGGTAACTTCTTCACTATCCGTGATGTGTTAGCACACTACGATGCTGAAACAGTGCGTTACTTCCTAATGTCTGGTCACTACCGTAGCCAACTGAACTACAGTGAAGATAACCTAAACCAAGCTCGCGCATCGCTAGAGCGTCTATACACGTCACTTCGTGGCCTAGACCTTACCGCAGCTCCTGCTGGTGGCGAAGAGTACGTAACTCGTTTCTCTACTGCGATGAACGACGACTTCAATACGCCTGAAGCTTACTCTGTATTGTTTGAAATGGCGCGTGAAATCAACCGTATCAAGCCTGAAAGCATTGAAAAAGCAAGCGGACTGGGTGCATTGATGCGTGAACTAGCAGACATCATCGGTATTCTTCACCAAGAGCCAGAAGCCTTCCTACAAGGTGATGCGGCTGGTAACGATGACGAAGTGGCTGAAATCGAAGCGTTGATCAAATTGCGTAACGATTCTCGTGCTTCTAAGGATTGGGCAAATGCCGACCTTGCACGTGACAAGCTCAACGAGTTGGGCATCGTTCTAGAAGATGGCCCTGAAGGCACGACTTGGCGTCGTAAGTAA
- the torE gene encoding trimethylamine N-oxide reductase system protein TorE, whose amino-acid sequence MSDVKKIETGEKRSLEWKSFLFIAVVLFPILSVAFVGGYGFIVWALQVFVFGPPGAHGGM is encoded by the coding sequence ATGAGTGATGTTAAAAAAATTGAAACTGGCGAAAAACGCTCGCTGGAGTGGAAGTCATTCCTCTTCATTGCGGTGGTTCTCTTTCCAATATTAAGTGTGGCTTTTGTAGGCGGTTACGGCTTCATAGTTTGGGCACTACAAGTATTCGTATTCGGACCTCCTGGTGCTCACGGCGGCATGTAA
- a CDS encoding ATPase: MRANKVALVISMLFAISGCQSTPSEQTDANQTTNNNESTVEVRSFQSVQSVYSEWEVKLEDHAQLSLYAPENYNELLDAWDDAESIYADLLKDESRLTKSYSIFSSLTYAEAFDEKIALIKSNYDSILALKKKADRVLADSIVQMDYLKFLGADTMFTSSYKRLYSEYSELFEYVLVDELEDAQEAQVEFLNNARLLEVKVAHKKYIEPLKDELEFLEDEDFDDVVPLTFAKAAAQITLAENQVKASPREKSIIQDAVQAAEFELNHVRSVAHEVKVLASVKGDKFEQSVLNAENQLLSISQVVNDEDYRDVVLRIQSQKIVESVKALKSSDMTSLLKSEIETLTEQLAKLESENQQQAQQLSEATKHNQLLDEQVTKSDAHIKSLEELVDSLKSLGGKVANESDSDVTPTNVESNLEDAALDQSSEEVIEPSV; this comes from the coding sequence GTGAGAGCGAACAAAGTAGCATTAGTTATTAGTATGCTATTTGCTATCTCAGGTTGTCAAAGCACACCCTCAGAGCAGACAGACGCGAACCAAACCACGAACAACAATGAATCAACCGTAGAGGTCCGTTCTTTCCAGTCTGTCCAAAGCGTTTATTCCGAATGGGAAGTTAAGCTTGAAGACCATGCTCAATTGTCTCTCTATGCACCAGAGAATTACAATGAATTGTTAGACGCATGGGACGATGCTGAAAGCATTTATGCGGACTTACTGAAAGACGAATCTCGCCTGACGAAGAGCTACTCGATTTTTTCCAGCCTAACTTACGCTGAAGCTTTTGATGAAAAAATCGCTTTGATCAAATCGAACTATGATTCGATCTTAGCGCTTAAGAAAAAGGCTGACCGAGTATTAGCCGATTCGATTGTACAAATGGATTACCTTAAGTTTCTTGGCGCAGATACCATGTTTACGTCGAGCTATAAAAGGTTGTATTCAGAATACAGCGAGCTGTTCGAGTACGTACTAGTCGACGAGCTTGAAGATGCTCAAGAAGCTCAAGTTGAATTCCTCAATAACGCTCGTTTGCTTGAAGTGAAAGTGGCACACAAGAAATACATTGAGCCTTTGAAGGATGAATTAGAGTTTTTAGAAGATGAAGACTTTGATGACGTTGTTCCATTAACGTTTGCTAAGGCTGCTGCTCAAATCACGTTGGCAGAAAACCAAGTGAAAGCAAGCCCACGTGAAAAGTCGATCATCCAAGACGCAGTTCAAGCAGCCGAGTTTGAATTGAACCACGTGCGCAGCGTCGCTCATGAAGTGAAAGTGCTGGCGAGTGTGAAAGGGGACAAGTTCGAGCAGTCGGTATTGAACGCTGAGAACCAGTTGCTGAGTATTTCACAAGTGGTGAATGATGAAGATTACCGTGACGTTGTGCTGCGTATTCAGTCTCAAAAGATTGTAGAGAGTGTCAAAGCGTTAAAAAGCTCAGACATGACCTCTTTATTAAAGTCAGAGATCGAAACGTTGACTGAGCAATTAGCTAAGCTTGAAAGTGAAAACCAGCAACAAGCACAGCAATTGTCTGAAGCGACCAAACACAATCAGCTATTGGATGAGCAGGTGACTAAGAGTGATGCTCATATAAAAAGCTTGGAAGAGTTGGTGGATAGCTTGAAAAGCTTAGGTGGTAAGGTAGCGAATGAAAGCGATTCCGACGTTACGCCAACTAACGTTGAATCTAACCTCGAAGATGCGGCTTTAGATCAATCATCAGAAGAAGTGATTGAACCTTCGGTTTAG
- a CDS encoding thymidine kinase: protein MAQMYFYYSAMNAGKSTTLLQSSFNYQERGMTPVIFTAALDDRYGIGKVSSRIGLQSEAQLFKNDTNMFDAIKKLNDEEKRHCVLIDECQFLSKEQVYQLTEVVDKLHIPVLCYGLRTDFLGELFEGSRYLLSWADKLVELKTICHCGRKANMVIRTDEHGVAIAEGDQVAIGGNDKYVSVCRLHYKEALGK from the coding sequence GTGGCTCAGATGTATTTTTACTACTCGGCAATGAATGCGGGTAAATCAACAACGCTTCTTCAATCGTCATTCAACTACCAAGAACGCGGTATGACGCCAGTGATCTTCACGGCTGCATTGGATGATCGCTATGGTATCGGTAAAGTAAGCTCTAGAATTGGTCTGCAATCTGAAGCGCAACTGTTTAAAAACGACACCAACATGTTTGATGCGATCAAAAAGCTAAACGATGAAGAGAAGCGTCATTGTGTTTTGATTGATGAGTGTCAGTTCTTATCGAAAGAGCAGGTATACCAACTAACAGAAGTAGTGGATAAGCTGCACATTCCTGTACTGTGTTACGGTTTACGTACTGATTTCTTGGGTGAACTGTTTGAAGGTAGCCGTTACTTGTTATCTTGGGCTGACAAGCTAGTTGAGCTAAAAACGATTTGTCACTGCGGTCGTAAAGCGAACATGGTGATTCGTACTGATGAGCACGGTGTTGCGATTGCTGAAGGTGACCAAGTTGCTATTGGTGGTAACGACAAATATGTGTCTGTCTGCCGTTTGCACTACAAAGAAGCCTTAGGTAAATAA
- the torA gene encoding trimethylamine-N-oxide reductase TorA, whose protein sequence is MAITRRSFLKGVATTSAASVIGPSLLASASASAAETEGTWKVSGSHWGAFRARVYAGKVQEIKPLEIDQHPTEMLKGIKGIIYSPSRVRYPMVRLDWLKKHKYSADTRGNNRFIRVTWDEALDLVYRELERVQKDYGPWALHTGQTGWRQTGQFHSCTNHMQRAMALHGYSVKKIGDYSTGAGQTIMPYVLGSTEVYAQGTSWELILENSDNIVLWGNDPVKNLQVGWTCETHESFAYLEQLKEKVAKKEINVVSVDPVKNKTGRYLENEQMYINPQTDVAFMLGVAHVLYNEDLYDKKFIETYCLGFEDFIKYVQGETKDKVEKTPEWAAEICGASADSIREFAKMLVNGRTQILVGWSIQRQEHGEQPYWMCAVIAAMVGQIGLPGGGISYGHHYSGIGVSSTGFAAPGSFPLNIDQGQSPKHTNTDYNGYSRVIPVARWVDSLLEPGKKIKANGATVTLPDIKMMVFSGNNPWHHHQDRNKMRKAFKSLQTVVAVDFAWTATCRHSDIVLPACTQWERNDIDGYGAYSGRGLIAMHKLVDPLFQSKTDFEIMSSLTKRWGRYDDYTRGMDEMQWVKSLYDECRASNEGSFEMPEFTEFWEKGFLDFGKGKPWTRHASFREDPEINALGTPSGFIEITSRTVGNMGYEHCQEHPMWFEKSERSHGGPGSDKHPYWLQSCHPDKRLHSQMCESEEWRATYAVQGREPIYINPTDAKKKGIKDGDVVRVFNDRGQLLAGAVLMDSYAPGVVRIEEGAWYGPINEKVGALDTYGDPNTLTQDIGTSELAQATSANTCLVNFEKFQGKLPPVTSFGGPIEVA, encoded by the coding sequence ATGGCAATTACAAGAAGAAGTTTTCTGAAAGGTGTCGCTACCACAAGTGCGGCATCTGTTATTGGCCCAAGCTTATTGGCGTCAGCGTCGGCTTCAGCAGCAGAAACAGAGGGAACTTGGAAAGTATCAGGTTCTCACTGGGGTGCATTCCGAGCTCGTGTTTACGCGGGTAAAGTACAAGAAATTAAACCTCTAGAAATCGATCAGCACCCAACAGAAATGCTGAAAGGTATCAAAGGTATTATCTACAGCCCATCACGTGTGCGTTACCCAATGGTTCGCCTAGATTGGTTGAAGAAGCACAAATACAGCGCAGACACGCGTGGTAACAACCGCTTCATTCGTGTGACTTGGGACGAGGCACTAGACCTTGTTTACCGCGAACTAGAGCGCGTACAGAAAGATTACGGTCCATGGGCGCTTCACACAGGTCAAACTGGTTGGAGACAAACAGGTCAGTTCCACAGCTGTACGAACCACATGCAACGTGCAATGGCACTTCACGGTTACTCTGTGAAGAAAATCGGTGACTACTCAACAGGTGCTGGTCAAACGATCATGCCTTACGTGCTAGGTTCTACTGAAGTTTACGCACAAGGTACATCTTGGGAACTTATCCTAGAAAACAGTGACAACATTGTTCTTTGGGGTAACGATCCAGTGAAAAACCTTCAAGTAGGTTGGACATGTGAGACTCACGAGTCGTTCGCATACCTAGAACAGCTGAAAGAAAAAGTTGCTAAGAAAGAGATCAACGTTGTTTCTGTTGACCCTGTTAAGAACAAAACAGGTCGTTACCTAGAAAACGAGCAAATGTACATCAACCCACAAACTGATGTGGCGTTCATGCTTGGTGTTGCTCACGTTCTTTACAACGAAGACCTATACGACAAGAAGTTCATTGAAACTTACTGTCTAGGTTTTGAAGACTTCATCAAGTACGTTCAAGGTGAAACGAAAGATAAAGTTGAGAAGACACCAGAATGGGCTGCAGAAATCTGTGGCGCAAGCGCTGACTCAATCCGTGAATTCGCTAAGATGCTGGTTAACGGTCGTACACAGATTCTTGTTGGTTGGAGTATCCAACGTCAAGAGCACGGTGAACAGCCTTACTGGATGTGTGCAGTTATCGCAGCAATGGTTGGCCAAATTGGTCTTCCAGGTGGTGGTATCTCTTACGGTCACCACTACTCTGGTATCGGTGTATCTTCAACTGGCTTCGCTGCTCCGGGTTCATTCCCGCTGAACATCGACCAAGGTCAATCGCCTAAGCACACTAACACTGATTACAACGGTTACAGCCGCGTAATCCCTGTTGCGCGTTGGGTAGATAGCTTGCTAGAGCCTGGTAAGAAGATCAAAGCAAACGGCGCAACGGTGACACTGCCTGACATCAAGATGATGGTATTCAGTGGTAACAACCCGTGGCACCACCACCAAGATCGCAACAAGATGCGTAAAGCATTCAAGAGCCTACAAACTGTAGTGGCTGTTGATTTCGCTTGGACTGCAACTTGTCGTCACTCTGACATCGTGCTTCCTGCATGTACTCAGTGGGAACGTAACGATATTGACGGTTACGGTGCATACTCTGGCCGTGGTTTGATCGCAATGCACAAGCTAGTGGATCCTCTGTTCCAGTCTAAGACTGACTTCGAGATCATGTCTAGCCTGACTAAGCGCTGGGGTCGTTACGACGATTACACGCGTGGTATGGACGAAATGCAGTGGGTTAAATCTCTGTACGACGAATGTCGCGCTTCAAACGAAGGCAGCTTTGAAATGCCTGAGTTCACTGAGTTCTGGGAAAAAGGTTTCCTAGACTTTGGTAAAGGTAAGCCATGGACTCGTCACGCTTCATTCCGTGAAGATCCAGAGATCAACGCACTAGGTACGCCTTCTGGTTTCATTGAAATCACAAGCCGTACAGTTGGCAACATGGGCTACGAGCACTGTCAAGAACACCCAATGTGGTTCGAGAAATCTGAACGTTCACACGGTGGTCCAGGCTCTGACAAACACCCGTACTGGCTACAATCTTGTCACCCAGACAAGCGTCTTCACTCACAGATGTGTGAATCTGAAGAGTGGCGTGCAACTTACGCGGTACAAGGCCGTGAGCCAATCTACATCAACCCAACAGATGCTAAGAAGAAAGGCATCAAAGATGGCGATGTAGTACGCGTTTTCAACGACCGTGGTCAACTACTAGCAGGTGCTGTTCTGATGGATAGCTACGCTCCTGGTGTTGTACGTATCGAAGAAGGTGCTTGGTACGGTCCGATCAACGAGAAAGTGGGCGCGCTAGATACATACGGCGATCCAAACACACTGACTCAAGACATCGGTACGTCTGAACTTGCTCAAGCAACGTCAGCAAACACATGTTTGGTTAACTTCGAGAAGTTCCAAGGCAAACTGCCTCCAGTAACTTCATTCGGTGGTCCAATCGAAGTTGCTTAA
- a CDS encoding TIGR02647 family protein gives MKYNAEHIADLNLLLQFDVSSAATGIKVHQEAAQETQDAVKRLFEKNLCTQPDGGYLTDEGIEMAERADKLLRVLK, from the coding sequence ATGAAGTACAACGCTGAACATATTGCTGATTTAAACCTCCTTCTTCAATTTGATGTAAGTAGCGCAGCTACGGGCATTAAAGTTCATCAAGAGGCTGCTCAAGAAACTCAAGACGCTGTTAAGCGCCTATTCGAAAAGAACCTTTGTACTCAGCCAGACGGCGGTTACCTAACAGATGAAGGTATCGAGATGGCAGAGCGCGCAGACAAACTACTTCGCGTACTTAAATAA
- a CDS encoding NAD(P)H-binding protein produces MASIFIVGAGWVGAPLSEHLERHGNRVVVTKTTQAGADTIGNERIPCEVFSFNASQADQTIGQLYSLLLENNAEIVIGSFPPGFRKGAGQEYADYWQQLTRACQKANVKKLIMVSSTTVYPTKPGVLNEQDASLLLSTSDKEHASSFSDNARVMLQAEQLVIDSGIDYTILRFSGLIGPSRHPSRFASKLKQVSTQAPANMLHLDDAIGAVDFAINQLHNEVVNVTTPNTVSKAEFYAAALKSANSSEPLPPVVDTPDKLISSKKILDLGYSFKFESTLDALHD; encoded by the coding sequence ATGGCTTCTATATTTATTGTCGGTGCAGGATGGGTAGGCGCCCCTTTATCTGAGCATCTAGAGAGACATGGTAACCGAGTGGTCGTCACCAAGACGACTCAAGCGGGTGCAGACACCATCGGTAATGAGCGTATTCCCTGTGAAGTATTCAGCTTTAACGCATCACAGGCTGACCAAACTATCGGACAACTCTATTCGCTGTTACTCGAAAACAATGCCGAGATTGTGATAGGCAGTTTCCCTCCTGGTTTTCGAAAAGGTGCAGGCCAAGAGTACGCTGATTACTGGCAGCAGCTAACCAGAGCTTGTCAGAAGGCGAACGTTAAGAAGCTCATTATGGTGAGCTCAACCACGGTTTACCCGACTAAGCCAGGTGTATTAAATGAGCAAGATGCCTCACTGCTCCTCTCCACCTCAGATAAAGAGCACGCATCTTCATTTTCCGATAACGCACGCGTCATGCTGCAAGCTGAACAATTGGTGATAGATTCAGGTATCGATTACACCATTCTGCGCTTTAGTGGCTTAATTGGTCCAAGTCGCCACCCATCAAGGTTTGCTAGTAAATTGAAGCAAGTGAGCACTCAAGCTCCGGCTAACATGCTTCATCTTGATGATGCCATTGGCGCCGTCGACTTTGCTATTAACCAGCTTCACAATGAAGTGGTTAATGTGACCACACCAAATACCGTAAGTAAGGCGGAATTTTATGCCGCGGCACTGAAAAGCGCGAATAGCAGCGAGCCTCTGCCACCAGTCGTTGATACACCAGACAAGCTGATCTCGTCGAAAAAGATACTCGACTTAGGTTATTCGTTTAAATTCGAATCCACATTGGACGCATTGCATGACTGA
- a CDS encoding YdcF family protein → MTEQSIAKKEPNIKLHRAIDTLWNFMSMGHKVKPSDCIFVLCSNDTRVAEYAAELYHQRVAPYIVFSGGVGRFTEGSFERSEAETFAAIARDCGVPDSDIIIEKHATNTGENVRFTHELLTERGLRPKRLTLVQKPFMEKRTYATFSKQWPQETTEITVTSKWQDWVDYFNEDLPLDMVLGALVADFERIKTYPAQGFQIEMPISEEVDHAYLTIKKLGFE, encoded by the coding sequence ATGACTGAACAATCTATAGCTAAGAAAGAGCCCAATATTAAGCTGCACCGCGCGATCGACACCCTTTGGAACTTCATGTCTATGGGTCACAAGGTTAAACCCTCAGACTGTATTTTTGTGTTGTGCAGTAACGATACTCGTGTTGCTGAATACGCAGCCGAGCTCTATCACCAAAGGGTTGCGCCATACATCGTTTTTTCTGGTGGTGTCGGACGCTTTACCGAAGGCAGCTTTGAACGCTCAGAAGCAGAAACCTTCGCAGCTATTGCACGTGACTGTGGCGTGCCAGATTCAGACATTATCATAGAGAAACACGCGACTAATACTGGGGAGAATGTCCGCTTCACTCATGAGTTGCTGACTGAGCGAGGGTTACGTCCGAAAAGGCTGACCTTAGTGCAGAAGCCTTTTATGGAGAAACGTACTTACGCGACCTTCAGTAAACAGTGGCCTCAAGAGACGACAGAAATCACCGTGACATCTAAATGGCAAGATTGGGTCGATTACTTTAATGAAGACTTGCCATTGGACATGGTTTTAGGCGCGTTAGTGGCCGATTTTGAGCGTATCAAGACCTACCCTGCTCAAGGCTTCCAGATCGAAATGCCGATTTCCGAGGAAGTTGATCACGCCTATTTAACGATTAAGAAGCTCGGCTTTGAATAA
- a CDS encoding ABC transporter permease, translating to MQDVIDISWWQLLFFSSLLFLPIAINHKLKLGLGKEASISIIRMVIQLFLVGLYLEYLFTLNSLWVNLLWLFAMIIVGASSIVEKSRLPKQLLLAPVAVSLAVTCVPIVLFICFFIIKPTPVFNAQYLIPIAGMLLGNSLSSNIVALQNLFGAFETQKSEYEAAIALGASPTYAATPFVRNAIQKAMSPIMASMATTGLVTLPGMMTGQILGGASPMIAIKYQLMIMLAIFVMMSCSLALALHLSLKTSLTKEGRVLAQIKPAK from the coding sequence ATGCAAGACGTTATTGATATATCTTGGTGGCAGTTGTTGTTCTTCAGTTCACTTCTCTTTCTGCCCATTGCCATCAACCACAAGCTGAAACTCGGCCTTGGAAAAGAAGCCTCTATCAGCATCATTCGCATGGTTATTCAGCTGTTTCTTGTGGGTCTTTACCTAGAGTATTTGTTTACCTTGAACAGTTTGTGGGTCAATTTGTTGTGGCTGTTTGCCATGATAATTGTCGGTGCGAGCTCGATTGTTGAGAAGTCTAGGTTACCAAAGCAGCTATTATTAGCGCCTGTTGCCGTTAGCCTTGCCGTAACCTGTGTACCCATCGTCTTGTTTATCTGCTTTTTCATCATTAAACCGACACCGGTTTTCAACGCGCAATACCTTATCCCTATTGCAGGTATGTTATTGGGCAATAGCTTAAGCAGTAATATAGTGGCATTGCAGAACCTGTTTGGTGCTTTTGAAACGCAGAAATCAGAATATGAAGCGGCAATCGCGCTAGGTGCGTCTCCAACCTACGCTGCTACGCCTTTTGTACGTAACGCGATACAGAAAGCAATGTCTCCAATTATGGCCTCTATGGCGACCACAGGCTTAGTGACACTGCCAGGCATGATGACTGGTCAGATTTTAGGAGGCGCTTCACCGATGATCGCCATTAAATATCAACTGATGATCATGTTGGCTATTTTCGTGATGATGAGCTGCTCTTTGGCACTGGCTCTTCACCTCTCATTGAAGACTTCTCTGACAAAAGAAGGTCGAGTTCTCGCTCAAATAAAACCAGCAAAATAG
- the focA gene encoding formate transporter FocA, with product MNLNQFDSLLPPQMAERAADIGVGKATKDPIKSFLLAISAGIHIGIAFVFYTIVTTGAGDLPWGITRLLGGLAFSLGLILVVVTGGELFTSSVLTLVARASGKITWRTLVKNWATVYVGNLIGALLLVACMLLTKQYMFDHGQVGLNAMAISQHKMHHDFIQAIALGIMCNVLVCIAVWMTFSGRTLTDKIAVMILPVAMFVSAGFEHCIANMFQVPLAIGIKTFAPAEFWTMTGANPADYVDLNMMDFLMNNLLPVTIGNIIGGGIFVGMWYWLIYLRD from the coding sequence ATGAATCTAAACCAATTTGACTCATTATTACCGCCACAAATGGCTGAGCGCGCTGCAGATATTGGCGTAGGTAAAGCAACCAAAGATCCAATCAAATCTTTTCTCCTAGCGATTTCAGCTGGTATCCATATCGGTATTGCGTTTGTGTTCTACACCATCGTTACCACCGGTGCTGGTGATTTGCCATGGGGCATTACACGTTTATTAGGTGGCTTGGCATTTAGCTTAGGCTTGATCCTCGTTGTTGTGACTGGCGGTGAGCTGTTTACTAGTTCGGTGTTAACTCTGGTGGCGCGCGCAAGTGGCAAGATCACTTGGCGTACACTCGTTAAGAACTGGGCGACAGTTTATGTAGGCAACTTGATCGGCGCTTTGTTGCTGGTGGCTTGTATGTTGCTGACCAAACAATACATGTTTGACCACGGCCAAGTGGGCTTAAACGCGATGGCGATTTCCCAACATAAGATGCACCATGATTTCATCCAAGCTATCGCACTAGGTATCATGTGTAATGTATTGGTTTGTATCGCAGTATGGATGACATTCAGTGGACGCACATTGACCGACAAAATCGCGGTAATGATTCTACCTGTTGCGATGTTTGTATCAGCAGGTTTTGAGCACTGTATTGCCAACATGTTCCAAGTTCCATTAGCAATCGGCATCAAGACGTTTGCCCCTGCTGAGTTCTGGACGATGACGGGCGCTAACCCTGCGGATTACGTTGACCTGAACATGATGGACTTTCTGATGAACAACTTGCTGCCCGTTACTATAGGTAACATCATTGGTGGCGGTATCTTTGTTGGTATGTGGTACTGGTTAATCTACCTGCGTGATTAA
- the torC gene encoding pentaheme c-type cytochrome TorC, protein MKSFLVKLWRTMTRPAVHISLGVLTMGGFIAGVIFWGGFNTALEHTNTEEFCVSCHTMRDNVYVELQETVHWKNTSGVRATCPDCHVPHEWTAKIARKMQASKEVFAQVFGDLDTPEKFEARRIELAKHEWDRFSSNKSLECKNCHNYDSMDFENMRPTARIQMKNAAERDQSCVDCHKGIAHNLPLDMDSASGIVGELENVASSTSYSEGNDVISIRHLPLYTDETAEVEAGLLSPASKVAIVGEKGDMIEVKIDGWRKAKGFGRVIQEDFGMNISTAILTKEVSQSNGITIGEKKEDELTGLPWEEVDLTLWMKKESMIGDYAPIWDAAGQAYQSNCSTCHSQPDEAHFSANGWVGMLDGMIAFVNFDTDTEALVLKYLQKHSSDFSEGHH, encoded by the coding sequence ATGAAATCATTTTTAGTGAAATTATGGCGCACAATGACTCGCCCAGCAGTACACATCAGTCTTGGTGTACTAACAATGGGTGGCTTTATCGCCGGTGTTATTTTCTGGGGTGGCTTCAACACCGCTCTAGAGCACACAAATACAGAAGAGTTCTGTGTAAGCTGTCACACCATGCGTGACAATGTATACGTAGAACTGCAAGAAACGGTTCACTGGAAAAACACTTCTGGTGTACGTGCTACTTGTCCTGACTGTCACGTTCCACATGAATGGACAGCAAAAATTGCTCGTAAGATGCAAGCATCTAAAGAAGTATTCGCACAAGTATTTGGTGACCTAGACACACCAGAGAAATTCGAAGCACGTCGTATCGAATTGGCTAAGCATGAATGGGATCGTTTCTCTTCGAACAAATCTCTAGAATGTAAAAACTGCCACAACTACGATTCAATGGATTTCGAAAACATGCGCCCAACAGCGCGTATCCAAATGAAGAACGCGGCAGAGCGTGACCAAAGCTGTGTTGACTGTCACAAAGGTATCGCACACAACCTTCCATTAGATATGGACTCGGCAAGTGGTATCGTTGGTGAGCTAGAAAACGTTGCGAGCAGCACGTCTTACTCTGAAGGTAATGATGTGATTTCTATTCGTCACCTTCCTCTATACACAGACGAAACTGCAGAAGTTGAAGCTGGCCTACTAAGCCCTGCAAGTAAAGTGGCTATCGTTGGCGAGAAAGGCGACATGATCGAAGTTAAGATCGACGGTTGGCGTAAAGCGAAAGGCTTCGGACGTGTAATCCAAGAAGACTTCGGTATGAACATCTCTACTGCAATCCTGACTAAAGAAGTGTCTCAAAGTAACGGCATTACTATTGGTGAGAAGAAAGAAGATGAGTTAACAGGCCTTCCTTGGGAAGAAGTTGACCTAACACTTTGGATGAAGAAAGAGTCTATGATTGGCGACTACGCACCGATTTGGGATGCAGCTGGTCAAGCTTACCAATCTAACTGTTCAACGTGTCACTCACAGCCAGATGAAGCTCACTTCAGCGCGAACGGCTGGGTAGGCATGCTAGATGGTATGATCGCATTCGTTAACTTCGACACAGATACAGAAGCACTTGTTCTTAAGTATCTACAGAAGCACTCATCAGATTTTTCTGAAGGCCATCACTAA